The nucleotide window CTCAAGTCCCTTCCAGATTCACAGGTCCGACCCTGGGTGCCAGCCTCTTGGAAGGGGTCCCCGGAGCCCTCACCcttatctgtctctgtctgccctAGTCCCATCAGTGGCTGGGGTATAGCTTGGGGCCTGAATCGCCGAAGCTTGTCACGGGGGCCCCAGACAAACTCGCGTCGAGGCGTGAAGTGCTCCCATGCGAAGTACACGAGCTCCCGGCGCTGGTGCCGGCAGCGCACAGCGAAGAGGAAGTAGTCAAGGGCACTCTGGCGCACACTGGGCAATTTGTGCTGTACTAGCGTCTCCTCCAGGAAGAAGCGGACCAGCGGTGCCTGGTAGTGTTCTAAGCCCAGCTCGCCCAGCGACTTGAGGATGCGTGTAATACGCAGGTtgttgtggctgtggctgtgaagGCAGGAGACAGGAGATTGGATGGATCTGGCCCCAGGGATGCACATCTGGCCAAGGCATTCCCAGCTGGCTCCATCTCAAATTTCCAGGGTCTTCTCAGAGCCCCACCTGGGAAAAAGGACTGTGTACCCTCAACCTGTGTAAGTCCTGGGAGATGCTCCAGTCCATCGACTCCTGTCTGGGAAACACTGCTGAAAGCTAGAAGGGGCTAAAGGGGCTGACATCCTGGCAGACCCAGAGTGACTGTGCTATCTGCAGACTACCTCATGTTTGCTTTCTGCGTAGATGGGGGGAATTAAAAACTCCCAATCCAAGGaactgtttcttttataactcaTAGCTCTTCCATGGGGCAGCACCTACAGCCTGTGGGTGAAGCGGCTTCAGAGCCTGTGGTAAACCTCTCTGCTTGAAACCCAGCCCCAGATACTAAAGGGGAGCAGTGGGGATGGGAGGATGACAGCAGGGCCCTAACCTGTTCAGGTTGTGGAAGCGTGGCTGGAAGTTCTGTGCACGACATACGGCACCCGTGTCCCGGTCCTCAAGTTGGATGCCATAGAAGCCCAGCATGAGCTCATAGGCTCGGATGAGACGATCTCTGACTTCCTTGGAGCTTTTAAATGCCTAGAAAACAATCCCCTAGAGGCTCAGGTGGCCCTCCCTGATCACTGCTCCTAAGGAGCATTGGGTGGGCCACTGAATACCAGGTAAGCCAATGCGTCCTTTAGGCCCTGGCAGCCTTTGAGAGTGAGAGGGCACCAATACATCCCCAGCTTTCTTCTCTGTGAGGCTACGAAAGTGGCCACCTCTATAAGCTTGAGCCACCTGCCACAAGGCAGCCTTTGCTATCCATGTCCAGggacctcccctcccatccctaATCTTTACTTCTCAGTCTCTTAGGACTGGCCTCTTTCTCTGATATTCCTAACAGGTGGACCCTGAGACAGCACAGACAGTCAGTGGCTGCTCTGCAGACACATAGCTCTCCTAAATTCTCCAGTCTTACCTAGAAGGGGAACTTACCTCAACTTCCTTCAGTGTGAGGGGCTTGGCGTGCCAGTTCACTCCTGGTTCCCTCAAAGGAAACAGCCTAAGGAGATGGGAGGCATTTTAGGGTCAATGCTTCCTTCTCATCCCTGGGAGGGGCCAGCTGACCTCTTTCTTACCCAAGGAGCTGGGTATGGACGGCAGTCAGCTGAGAGCAGGTAAGAAGGCTGCTTGGGGCCTCAGCCTATGTGTTCAATGGGCTGTGGGGCGGAGAGTCAAAATGGGCAAAACCAGTGTGCCTGTCACCACAATGCACTCCATGCCAAGAGGCTACTGGGAACAGCCCAGTGAACTGTCCTCAAGAAAGGGATGTTGTTATTTGCCAGGATATGGTCTCATTTCTGAGGCTGCTGTGTGGCACCTCACTCAAGATCTGCTAAAACCAAGTCAGATGTAGTCCAGATCCAGCTGACCCTCGAAGACAGACAGGCCATTGCATGGACTTGCACACAACAGCCCCATTAGGGCCCAACAAGAGGGACACTAACTAGAGGTATGCAGGCAATAGTTGTCATATATAAGCTTATGGAAAGGAAGGATTATTTCAACACACCTGAGTGAACACGGCATGAGAGCACCCACCTTCATTCCCGTTTCCTTAAGACCTGCCTACTCAGTCCCACTCACCACTGGATGTAGGAGTGATTCTCTTCGAGGAGGTCATAGTTGTCTTTCCAGTTCTGAAGAATGTCCTCAATGAGGAAACCTGGAAGCCCCATGGGGAGAACTCAGCTATAGAGACTACCTCGACAAAGCTCAGGGGACAGAGCTATGTCAAAGTCACTGCCTACCCTCAATTTCTTTTAGGTTCTCAGGACTCAGCAGAGCTATCCATAGCTCATTTGATATAAAATGTATAGTTTTAGGTAATTAGGCCTACTGCTGTAGGTGAAGGTTGCAATACTTTTCCTCTGGGGCATATACCTTGTCAGCCAGGAGGCTCTGTACTCAAAAGAAATCCCCATAGAAACCAAGCCTGGAATGTGGCCTAGGGAAGGTGCCTTTGAAGGGCCAGACAGCAAACATCTTGGCTATGCAGACATATGGCTTTTTCCATGCTATAGCAAAAAAACAACTCCATAATGGGTGGGTGTGAGCTGGCACCAATAAAACTTTACTTACACTGCTTAGTTTCAAATGGTTATGTCATAAACAAgatgtggtggctcaggcctacaatttcagcatttgggagactgagatgggaagatcttgagtttgaggccagcctgagatacacagAAAGACCATTTAAAACCTCAAAAGCTTATTCTCTGGCCCTTCAACCTAAGATCCTAAGATCCAAGCTCCAATTCCCATGGCAGCCTCAAGGGGGTACTGCAGGGCCACCTGAAAGCCATGATTGGGTGGAGGACAAGTCACCAAAGGCAGAAGTGCTGGGGTCGAGTGGGCAGATACCGTTTGGCTGGAAGCAGATCTCATTTTTGTAGAAACTCAGATTGGACATGTCACCATTGCAGTCTTGATCTGCCAAATCCTGAAGGGCCAGAGAAAGGATGGTTGAGGACTCATGAGAAACAAGCTATCTCTGAGGACCCCTCAGATTCATGCAATCAGGGATAGGGACAGCTGTTCGAGACCCCAAAGCTCAGCCTGGGATCCTCTCTGTGAGCATGGGTAGGTTTGGAGGACAGCACTACCCACCAAGAGAGACCATAGATGGCAACTCCTCTTCTGCACCTCAAAAATACCACAGAGATTGCCAGTAACTAACTTGATTCCATGTACCAGCCGGAGGGCCATGTGTGAATACTGAGACACATGTGCTTTCAGGAGGCGGAAGCTACTCCCTCATTTTAAACCTCATTTTTAAGGCTTAGCCAGCACAACATGCTCTATAACCCTATAACCAGGGGCAGGGCATGGATCTGAATGACAATGGGCTTGCCTTCCGGACAAtgaagaacctaccacagaaccCAAAGCCAGATTTTCAGCAGGCCAGGGGACACTCTTGTTTGGGAAGAGGGCTGTGTCTCAAGGCAGGGGTTGTGTGTACCTACCGGGTAGTGGTGCCGGTACCTTCGCATGTCCTGCATGGCTCGCCAATTTCGGTACCCTGTCATCCTGGACTGGGGAGAGAATAAAAGGGATACGGTACCTGGAAAGTGTCCAGGATGAAGGTAGAAGAGTTTCAGCCAACCACCATTGAGCTCTATGCAAGTGGAATGAGCGTTTCTGTTTTTACTTCTTCTGGTCCCCACCTATCTTGTGTCAGGGTTTCTGAGAAGACCAATCTGGACCCCAgagaaacactcctccatgtGAACACAGAGAGTAATCCACAGTAGCTTCTGCTACCACCCCTGCCCTCTCAGGACTTGCTTTTCCTCCTCAGAGTGCCTTGACCCAGGTTAGCCTGCACTCTGCCAGGGTGTATGGCTGATGCTCTTCTGTCCCCAAGCTCCAGGTGCATCTCCTCACTGGTCTGCTTGTCAACTTCATGTTGGTCTAAGCCCTTTATGTACCTCCCTCAGCCCCCAAAAACTGTAATATTTCTCTTCACATTATGCTATGAATGGTCACTGGGTTGTATCCCCAAGGACAGCTACTTTGCCAGCCACAGCCTTAAGAGAAaacccagatgcctctggatGAGGCCCCTTCTTCCTAAACCCCTTCTCCTTCCTGGCCCAATGACAAAGTCGCTCTACCTCCAAGCCTGAGATTGATTTTTAAGTGGCTTCAGGTGTGATCCAAGAGCTCTCGTGGGGAAACAGCAATTCTCATCAGAGCTTTTGGGAGGGATTACCACCCACAGGAGTAGCCTGAGCCTGAACACTCAGCTTCATCCCAACGTGATCAAGCAAAGGCCAGCTCTGGCCTGCCTGAAAGACCAGGCTGAGAGCCTCTCCAGATTCTGGACCACTTTCCCATAAACAGCAGACAAGCCAGACAAATAGAGATCGTTGCAATGGAGAGAATGGACTCAGGAGTCGTAGTCCTCACTCTCATTTTGTAGGCTCTCCATCGCACCTGAAACCACAGCTATAACCAACACGGCGCATCTTTCAGAATGCCATTGCGACTAATATGCTGCTTGCTAAAACAGTATATCTGGAACAAGCTCTTGGTGGCAACAAAAGTTACCAGAGCTAGTGGAAACCCCTTTGCTCCGGCCTGCGGAGTCACTTCCAAGGCGGTGGATGCTGTCTGCTTTTGGGGGCCGAGCGTGGGGTGGAGGAAGGGCAACCCGAGGAAAGGCCACCGGCCACAGACACAGGATGAGGCCCGGGGGCGCGTTCTGACGTCACCCACGCACGACCCTCATCAGTCGCTTCCCTGACGTCACCGGCGCTCGGTTCGCTGTGCCTGGGCCAGGCACCCTGCTAGGGGATAGCGGCCTGGGCCCAGCGATCACAGCCTGGCGTCGCCCTCCCGCCCTCCCGCGCCGCACCTGGAACGGGCCTGGCCGTGTCTCCTCCGCGTCGCCATCATCGTCGCCCGTGTCCTCATCGCTTGTATCATCTGCCTGGCCATCCTCGCCGTCCTCCTCGCTCTCGTCCTCCCAGGTGGAATCGCAGTCCGGGTCGTCCATAGTCGACAGGCCCGATCCGCTTTCCGCGGAAAGGAAAGTGAAAAAGGAGGAAACGCGGGGGCGGGGCGGCGCCAGGTCCCGCCCAACGCTCAGTTTCCGCTGTTGCGCGGGGTCCCCAGCATGGCAGCTACCTTGGAGCTAGGCGGCGAGCCGTGCCCAGAAGGAGGCAGTACCCCCAGAAGGACAACCCCCAGGAGGCTGTGCACCGGGGATTCATGCCCCCATCTCCTCCCGGAAGACGTACCTCTTCAGGCTCAGCCCTAGGTCCTCCCCACAGGGATTTCACTCCCCTGGAGACTGTCCCTTCCCTCTAGAAAGAGTAAGAAGGCTTCTCAGCACCAGTGCCTCTTCCTGACAGCTGTGAACCGTGCCTGGTGCTGGTTCTTAATCTTTGTTGACTTGTCTAACTGGAGTCATTCCTCTGTATCCATACCAGCTCATTTCGTAtctcttgtgtgtatgtttttggaTGCCCACGGACACCAGAGGTCTATTATTTGGAGGCAGGGGCGTTCATTCACCCGGAGTTCACAGATTACGTGGGGCTGGCTATCCAAAAATCCCAGGAATCCTACTCTCCGTGCCTCCCTGCACTGGGTTACTTTTAtacaccaccaagcccagcttataggtggtgatcaaactcaggttctcacgcTGGCGAGGgcgaggctttttttttttttttttttaaataaccaagAGCCATTTCCATGCTCCCTCTGCTTTCTGAAAGAACAATAGGGAACTCCTGAGGCCTTGGGAGTTCTGGACACCTACTACTGTCCACTGTCCATTTCCTGGGCTCATGGATATTGGGTGTACTCTACTGACTGTGCCATGGAGCCTTGTTGTGCAGCACAGTTTGAAGCAAGATAGAATGGGAAAGCTAAGGGGACATAGGTGGGCAGCAGGACCGTCATTTCCAATACGACTTAAGTTTCTCACCAGTTGAGAGTTAGGAATTTTAGGacagttgacttttaaaattttgcttgAAGACTGCCTACATAGAGAAAAATATTCCTTTTATATAGCTATATTCCAAATAACGTTAAAATAGTAATGACTAACTAATTAGTTCTCTAGCAACAACTTGGGTTGGAACTTCAGAAACCACCAAAAGCAGCGTGATGGGCTACTGTAGAGATTTATGTGCCACTTTCTCTTGCGAAGCCCAAAGCCACACTTGGGTGTGTTCTGCTTTTCCTAAACACCCCTATCAACTCTTATGTTTAAATCTATgcctagccaggtgtggtggcgcacacctttaatcccagcactttggaggcagaggcaggtagatctccgagtttaaggccagcccaaTATACAGAaaaaattccagaacagccaaggctacacagggaaactgtctcgaaaacaaaaaataatcatACAAATAAATCTATGCCTAAAATATCTTTCCAAACTCTTAACTCTCACACTGAGTCATCCCATGAAGTCAAGAATACTGGCTTCTGAGCGCTATCTGAAAGGAACCTATGGGCCAGCagaatggctcaggggttaaaggCACCTGCCATCAAATCTGACAGCCTGAACTCAGCCCCTGGGATCCATACGGTAGAAGGTGAGAACCGACTTCCGAGACTTGTCTCACCTTCATGTttgcacccacacaaacacatgcacacagcaaaCAGGAGGTAGCATTGCTTGCGGTTGAGCCTTGCAGGTGTCTGGCTGGGAGGAGCTCAGGTTAAAACGGTGTTAACACTTTCCTTCAGGTGCAAGTTACAGCCATGTTATTTGGCCCAAGTTTGCCccgactccccacccccaccccaaacacacTTTGCAGGCTGCTGTTGCTATTCAGTATTCTCTATTTTCTGAGCAGAACACACTCCCAATTCCCTTGACTATCCCGAGCCAGATAGGTAGAGGTAAGACCACACCTACAGGTCAAACTGCCAGGAGCTGTGACACCTCTTAAGGGACATAGGATGCTCCTGTGAACTACAAGGTCTGAAAGAACTCAGGAAGGCAGCAGGTTTGAGTTCACCCACACAAGGCCCTTGTGAGGCATGTGACCAGAATGAAGACACTGGGCTATTGGATGAAGCTAGCTGCTAGAAATGAGAATAGATCCAAGACAGATGCCTTGACCAGGCCCACCTGCATGCTCTCGTGCCCCTCGGTTGTCATTTCAGGTGGGTTTAGCAGAGTGACCCTGGAGAGGACCACCTTCTTGATCATCACATACTGCTCACTCCCATTTCTCCTGAACAGCCTCTAGTAGTGGACACTGGGCAAGGACAGGTTGGAGTGACCCCAAGCTGTTTCCCAAAACATGCTGTGACATCTTTTCCTGTCTCTTGTATTGGAACACAAGGCACTGCTCCAGGTTTGAACAGTCTATAGCACTGGGACTTCATCTCAAGTGGTGCAAGCCTCTGCCTTTTGCCCAGTTCGAGGAGGAAGACCTATTATGACCTTGTCCAAGATCTCCAGAAAGGGAGCCAGAGACCTCCCACAGCTGGTCTTTCCAGGGAAATGGCAGGCCAGACTAGGTGAGCTCAGCTGTGTCAACTCAGATTGCTTTCTGTGCCAGGAAGCTGGGTCTGGTATGGGCCAGCTCTCACTGCCTCAGCCCTTGTAGACGGCAGGTGTGGGAGTTTGGTTACACGCAGCAGTCAAGTACACAGTGTGCTCATCCCACCCGGCAGCTGACGTGGCTGTGGAAGGACAACAGGCAACAGTCTCAGGTAGGAGTGGGGGCTGGGGATTAGGGCTGGGTGTCCTTTGAGTCTGTATGAAGGCTCATAACTTCTGGCATCCAATGATGCCAGAAGTCCTCTAAGCACACTTTACAGTTATGAATCCTGGGGTGAGGGCCCGTTCctctgtagaaaaaaaacaagaaacaacaaaaccaacctaTTTTAGTAGCAAATCACACGACTCCCAAGGTGACCTGTTTTTAATACTTCGTGTTCTACAGATGAAAGTGTACTTCAACCATTGGACCATTGGCTTTTCAGCCTGGTGGCTGCTTCTTTATTCCACACCCTTATTTGGTCTTTCCCAAGTTACTAAATTACAAAAATAACCGCTAAAAATTCTTTGTATCTGGCATATAAAAACAAAGCCAGAGGTAGCTCAATAGTTAcctgaaaacaaaacatctcagaaaaaaacacatcACAGGTTTAACTTCTGCAGTATTTTTCTTCATACAAAACACTAGTAAAATaggtttcttaaaaattaaataatagcaACCAAATTATATACATTGTTACAGTACAAGTGAATGAGGCAAAATATCCAGTTCTGTTTCCCAGATGAAGGAGGCCTTCTGTGCACAGCCTGTGCTGTGTGAACTCCAAAGACACCTTCACCGGCACACATTGTGCCAGTGCACAATGGAGCCTTACAGGACAGCAGATGCAAAAAGTGGGTATCCAGAGAAGATGAGCGGCTCCTTCTGAGGACAGTGAGGGCGGCATCTTATTGCTTGGTGACTCTTGGTCCTCTGGGCCTATGCACCTGCTCCTCTCCACACACTGTGGGCACAGGGGAAACCAACCAGGAGAAAGCAAGAGGCTGGTTCAGAGGCTTCACCATCCAGCTGGGCGGATACTGGTCCTTTGGACCACAGGTGATCTGGAAGTCTGATGACACAGAAGCCCCACTAGCATCTCTTCTGGATGGTCACATTCACCCAGGGACCTGAGAATAGGCAGTGGGGGCCTGCAGCATTGGAGCATCTCTGTGGCCACCTGGGTGTCTATGTTCGGCGCCTCTTGGCAgcactggggctggagggatTGCTGTTAGCAGTCAGGACCTTGTCAGTGACCCGGCTGCGCTTCCGCTTGTCTGCCCCTTCTTTGCACCCCAAGTCTGAGGAgttcttctctttgtctttgcTGGATTTTTCTAATGCTTTCCCCAAGCTCCCTGAAGATgaaaaaactgagaaacaaaattaTTTGGCTGAAAACAGAATATACAGAGACTCATTTCATTTTCCTGTTCAGCTACAGAAATCAGATGTACCTCAGGCTCTTTGTACCCAATATGTTCCCCTGGGTAAGAGCCCTATAGGGCTAGGCTTGAGGAGAGAGAAACTTAGTACCCCTGGGGGTCTCCGGTCCGAGCCCACCTCATGCTCCCAGCCTTGGCCTTGGTCTCAGGTAAAGATATAGCTGAGTGTTGGGCCCCTGCGTGGGCAGGGACCCTTCTGCCTAAGGTGATCTGCACTGAGTTAATCCCTCCGTGGCTTCAGAAGTGAGGAGATGGGAGCTATGCTCCAAACAGCACCTCAATCTTACCATCATCAGCCCCACTGTGGGGGTCCAcatcctccttcatctcctccttcatttcctcttcaaTGACCACTTTTCCTGTGGAGGAGACAGCTGCCGTTCACTGGAAACCCACGGTGGTGGCCAGCGCTGGGGGACGGTCTGGCCATGACTGCTTCCGATTCTCGCTGCCCACACAGGCCTCGGCGTCCATCGCGAGATGGCATCCATCAGGAGACTGCCTTTGAGCACCGCTCTCCCCAGCCCTTGGCTCCCAAAACCTCCCAGGTGCCACTGGAGGTATGGGCTGAGCAGGGTGCTTATACCTCCCTGGAGGCCCCAGACCTCCCCACCTTTGGCCTGGTGCGGCTTTTTTTACTCCCAGCCCTGATGGTGGCCGAGTCTCACCTTCTCGGACCTCCTGAATGATCTCATCTGGAAGGACAAAGTTCCTCTCTGGATTTGGGAATGGAAGAATCTCAGACTCGTGCTGCCGGCACAaagcattttatattttcaagaaacagaaacaggatGTCAGCTCACTAAGATGTACAGGAGGAGCAGGCTGGAGGCTGCGAGCTGGTGAGCTCCTTCCTCCACGTGCAGAGTCCACCTTAGCTGGGCTTTTCAGATGACTAGGGAGGATCAGGCTAGCACCAGCCCGACGAAACCAGAGGAAAGGACCAGGTTCATGCCACGGAGAGGGCCCTGAAGACACGGCAGCCCTGCTCATGTGCACACAAGGACCTGACCTGGCTCGCCACTGTAGCATTGTCCCACCAGGACAATGTTCCCCAGACACCATGACTGACCACCAGCACCCATAGCTCCACCCATCCTGGTAACCTAGTTACACCGCCTGCCAGACTGTAACTATAGACAAACCTGACCAGCCTGGTTACTAGTTACCCTGAATACCTGTCGGACACTGCCAGCTCTTCAGACCAGCTACCTAGTTACCCATCAGTCACAGCTATCTCTCAGCTCTATGACGAGAACTATGTCTGGCTCCCACAGACCTATACAAAATCCACCTCAGTGGGACTCGGTTAAGGTCAGCCTCCACCTAAAGCCCTCTGAACCCGCCCAATACTGACACTGAACCCTCGTACTACTTTTCACTATGGCTgattcttctccctcatctcagCACCCAGCTATCTCCCTGGAGATTTTTTATGACCACCTAATTTAAAGTAGATTCCCTGAAAAAGCGGTTAGTTTGTGCTTTTCACAGCACGACTGGAACTTTCCTGAGGAAAGGCCTCATCTATTGACATCACTCTGCTTGCTCTATATGGCAAACCCCAGGTGAGCGGTGGGCTCTGTCCTGTACTACAGTTGATTCTAGGAAGACGAGTTATGGGACTTGTCTCCACCTTCAGGCCCAACAGTGTGGGCCAGGGTCCAACTCACCAGTGCCTGCATATCATACATAGTGCTCAGATGGTCCCAGATGACCTTGGATGGAACCTGGCGCCCAATATTCTGGCTGAACTTGTCTCGAATACAAATCATGTGGAAGTGTCGATTCACCCCTGAGAGGCAAGACAGTGGATGAGGGTTAGGGCAGCACCTTTGTGCAGAGGACATGGGTGTAGGAGGGGCAGGAGCGTGCAAACGGCAGGTTGCAGGAATCAGGTATAAAAGGGGGTAGAGGTGGGTGATCCATTGACTACAGTGTATAGGAGGCGGGTCTGGGGCAAGGGGGCTGCAGACTCGGGGAGAATGAAAGCGTTCCCCGGGGTAGGAGTGTCTCAAGGGCAGGGAATTCAGGGGTGTCCCCAAGGAGGGGGCTTCTCCGGCAGGAAAGTCATGAGGTCTTATACAAACAGGGCATCCCAGAGTGGGAGGTCCCGTCCCGTGCGGAGTCGCAGGCTCCGCTAGCCCGCCAGGCGGTTTAGTCCGCCCCACCCCCACGCGGGTGCGCAGCGCTCACCGACAGGCTTGTGGCCCAGCATGGCGTGGAACAGGCACACCTCCACCTCAGGGCTCCACACCACCGTCTCCTCAGCAGGGCTCGGGGCTGCCTCACCTGGGCCCTTGTCGCCTGGGGCGCCCGTGCCGCCCACCTCGGCCTCCCCCATGGCCGCCGGCAAGCAACGAGCGCCCGGCGCGAGAAGGGCTACTACGGGTTCCGCGCAGGCGCACTTGCGGTGTACGGCGCGCACTCGTTGGGCTCGAGAGAGCCGTGTGCCCGTGTCCGCGCAGGCGCAACAAAAGGCTGGCTTCCGTTGCCAGCAGCACCCCCTGGTGGTTGATGCTTTTCCTGCCTACAGCTCTGTCCAGAGAGTAAGTTGGTGCAAAccttaatctttaaaaatgcaaaaacgGGGCGTGGAGGCACACTCCTTCAATCCTGGCActaggcagaggcaagcagatctctgtgagttccaagccagccaagtcTGCATAGCATGACACACACGCCCCAAAGTTAAATACGTTAAAGATTTTAGCCTGAGTAGATAACTTGGAAAAGAACTCAGGATGCATAGCCAGAAGTAATAGGCGCCAAAAGCCACAGGCTGTGTCTCACCCTGCCGGTGATAAATTGTACAGTACCTAAATTACATCTcactaaaactattttttttaaaaaaaacaagacaggggctagtgagatggcccATCCAATAGAGATGAAAAGgatagactaactttgtaacctgtatgtcttctagagcctatagttttgagttttaggtcaaggttaagctaaagcctcttagtacctttccagagaatggagaagtgtgaccctatctgtgaggacagatataaaaaaagcgagcaagcaatgaccttcactcagcaaaaagaacgaccagacccttgtctttgagataatgtttcttagcaaccaacccaagcggcctcaatccttcttctgagtagctcctgacctccagccaaaagcctgcagccctgatcttcaaggatgagttaaccacccccaccttcaattgcagctgcatccacacttggcaggactggccaagcttgagcaccgaagactaaccaattatcttactttatagcttcctcatccaatcttaaattgccaagactgcaacttcaaatttcccgtactttttcttttaaaaacctaaggcctttgtctcccggtgccactctttgctgacgagcaggggtgaccccattgtgaaatggttaaaataaacctcttgcttttgcattgaatcgtggtctgtgggagtttctgggaagggcgcaatcttgaactcctgagctgtgagaccccaggtcttacagagaCACTTGTGCACAGGCCTGATAACTGGAGCTCCACCCCTGGATCCTAGAGGGGGTAGGAGAgaacaaattcttttttaaattatcactttacagcctgatcctaaccccttcccttctctcttcccagttccccCCTTGCatccctctcctcccattctcccctctccttattctcagagaaggggaggcccccaaggggtatAACCCACCTTGGCACCTCAAGTCATAGCAGAACTAAGAGCGTCCTCTCCCACAGGGGGCCTAACAAGGCAGCCCGGCCAGGGAAAAGGGATCCAGTGCAGGCAATAGAGTTGGGCACAGCCCCTActctcattgttaggggacccacgtgttgaccaggctgcacatttgctacatatgtgtagggggtctaggcccaggccatgtatgctctttggttggtggtgtGAAAACCAATTCTTGAGAGTTGTACTCTAACATATATATTTCATGGTAtatgcacacttgcacacacacacacacacacacacacatcaaataattaaaaatttaaagcctCACAATCAAATTTTATGGGAGTGAGGCTCTGCTTATCTTTGAGTAGCCCTCACCTGGGTGCTCATGACAgtcccagaagcagtggaagacagAAATCTGGGTCCTGCTGGCCTtgccatctacctctgcctccatcttGAACCCACAAGAAGTGGGTTGCTGATTAATTCAGGCTGTCAGAATTTCAGGCAGGTGTTGGTTGCTGGTCTGGCCACAGCTCTACACGGGACTGGGTGGGGCCAGC belongs to Meriones unguiculatus strain TT.TT164.6M chromosome 4, Bangor_MerUng_6.1, whole genome shotgun sequence and includes:
- the Mrgbp gene encoding MRG/MORF4L-binding protein, whose protein sequence is MGEAEVGGTGAPGDKGPGEAAPSPAEETVVWSPEVEVCLFHAMLGHKPVGVNRHFHMICIRDKFSQNIGRQVPSKVIWDHLSTMYDMQALHESEILPFPNPERNFVLPDEIIQEVREGKVVIEEEMKEEMKEDVDPHSGADDVFSSSGSLGKALEKSSKDKEKNSSDLGCKEGADKRKRSRVTDKVLTANSNPSSPSAAKRRRT
- the Ogfr gene encoding opioid growth factor receptor isoform X1 produces the protein MDDPDCDSTWEDESEEDGEDGQADDTSDEDTGDDDGDAEETRPGPFQSRMTGYRNWRAMQDMRRYRHHYPDLADQDCNGDMSNLSFYKNEICFQPNGFLIEDILQNWKDNYDLLEENHSYIQWLFPLREPGVNWHAKPLTLKEVEAFKSSKEVRDRLIRAYELMLGFYGIQLEDRDTGAVCRAQNFQPRFHNLNSHSHNNLRITRILKSLGELGLEHYQAPLVRFFLEETLVQHKLPSVRQSALDYFLFAVRCRHQRRELVYFAWEHFTPRREFVWGPRDKLRRFRPQAIPQPLMGLGQTETDKGEGSGDPFQEAGTQGRTCESGRDLSGHIGTAEDPSLLSTKPLDEDQRDESKSPSPKESKKRKLEGNRQEQVPGEPDPQGVSEVEKIALNLEECALSPVSQEPREAEQPCPEARVADKVRKRRKVEEGDEGDGASNTQMQAHTLPPTPSECPEVQKDGNGPKDPKDQVGPEDPETRVGTEDGASMSLVEDPDSDATGTSVDEPEELARMGTSAEPPKP
- the Ogfr gene encoding opioid growth factor receptor isoform X2, whose protein sequence is MARQMIQAMRTRATMMATRRRHGQARSRMTGYRNWRAMQDMRRYRHHYPDLADQDCNGDMSNLSFYKNEICFQPNGFLIEDILQNWKDNYDLLEENHSYIQWLFPLREPGVNWHAKPLTLKEVEAFKSSKEVRDRLIRAYELMLGFYGIQLEDRDTGAVCRAQNFQPRFHNLNSHSHNNLRITRILKSLGELGLEHYQAPLVRFFLEETLVQHKLPSVRQSALDYFLFAVRCRHQRRELVYFAWEHFTPRREFVWGPRDKLRRFRPQAIPQPLMGLGQTETDKGEGSGDPFQEAGTQGRTCESGRDLSGHIGTAEDPSLLSTKPLDEDQRDESKSPSPKESKKRKLEGNRQEQVPGEPDPQGVSEVEKIALNLEECALSPVSQEPREAEQPCPEARVADKVRKRRKVEEGDEGDGASNTQMQAHTLPPTPSECPEVQKDGNGPKDPKDQVGPEDPETRVGTEDGASMSLVEDPDSDATGTSVDEPEELARMGTSAEPPKP